GACCCTCATGCTTTACCGATACGCACTGTCAAGGTAGGCGTACCAGGGGTAGTAGCAGCCATGAATGCAGGCGTTGATGTGGCAAAAGGAGAGATTATTGCCATTACCGATGACGATGCCGCACCTCACGCCGATTGGCTGGAGCGGATAGAAGCTCACTATTTAGCAGATGAGAAAGTGGGTGGTGTTGGCGGACGCGATCGAATGCACTACGGAACGCAGCTCGTCGAAGGTCAATCTCATGTAGTGGGTCGATTGCAGTGGTTTGGACGGGCAATTGGCAACCACCATCTTGGCGTAGGAAATGCCCGTGAAGTTGACATACTGAAAGGGGTAAACTCCAGTTATCGGCGTTCGGCGATCGCTCATATTCGCTTTGATGAGCGGATGCGGGGTACGGGGGCGCAGGTACATCACGAATTGATGTTGTGCCTAACTCTAAAACGGGCTGGCTGGAAGCTGATTTACGATCCTCAAATAGTCGTCGATCACTACCTCGGGCAGCGGTTTGATGAAGATCGGCGCAACCAGTTTAATGCAATTGCTTTTAGCAACATGACATATAATGAAACCTTATCTTTGCTGGAACATTTAAGCCCGATACGGCGAACAGCCTTCGCGATCTGGGCGGTTTTGGTAGGAACGCGAGATGCTTGGGGTTTAGTACAGTTATTGCGGTTCTTACCGAGTCAAAGAAAATTAGCTTGGCAAAAGTGGCTTGCCTCCATGCACGGGCGCTGGCAAGCGTGGTTAACTTGGAGCAATGGCGATCGCTCCTCAGAGGTATGGGCGCAGCATTTGTAATTCGTAATTCGTAATTCGTAATTCGTAATTCGTAATTATCAATTGAGAAATCTGCCTTGGTTTAAATGCTGTCATCATGGAGATGCTATTAGGTGAACTCTAAGCAAACACTTTCAACTCCTACTTTCGGATTGCAACCAGCGCCAGCTTGGATGGCAATTATCGGATTTTCACTGATTACAGCACTGTGCCTGGTTGCTGCTAGCGGGATCGCACGCTACGCTTTTCCCCTAAGTGCTTTTGTTGTGGGTGCGTTTCTCTATTTTCGCTATCCTGTCTTTTACGTCAGCTTTACTTGGTGGATTTGGTTTCTCACGCCGTTGCTTGCTCGCATCGTCGATTTTAAGAGCGGCTGGGATGCACAGCGTTTAATGCTGGTCACGCCTTTTCTCGTCTCGTTGCTAAGCGGGATTACTCTCATCCGCTATTTACCTAAAGCATATCGTCAAGGCGGCTTACCCTTGATCTTGGCTTTTGTTGCCGTACTCTATGGTTTTCTAATCGGATTGGTGAAGAATTCGCCTATGGCAGCAACGCGAGCGAGTCTGGACTGGTTCACGCCAATCCTGTTTGGCTTCCATCTATTTATCAACTGGCGCGATTATCCCAAGCTCAGCAAGATAATTCAGCAGACTTTCCTTTGGGGCGTGCTAGTTTCCGGTGTCTATGGTGTCGTGCAATACTTAGTTGCACCAATGTGGGATCGGTTCTGGATTATTGAAACAGAATTGGTGACAAATGGCAGACCAGAACCACTTGGCATTCGCGTGTTTAGTACCATGCATTCGCCCTTTCCTTTTGCCGTGGCAATGATGGCGGGTCTGGTGTTGTTATTTAACACGAAAGGAACTTTGCGTATCCCTGCTTCTGTAGGGGGGTATTTGGCTTTTCTGCTATCGGCAGTAAGAGCAGCATGGGGCGGGTGGCTAGTGGCACTTATCACCTTGCTGACTTCCATGAAAGCACGCCTACAGCGACGATTAATTATTTCCATCTTAGTGATGTCTGTGTGCGTGATCCCGTTGGCAACGATCGAGCCTTTCTCGGAAGTCATTAATACTCGCTTACAGTCCTTTTCAGAGATTCAAAAAGATACCAGTGCTAACGATCGCGCTGCTACCTACGAGCAACAACTCAATCTTGCCCTATCTGATTTTCTCGGTAAAGGGTTGGGAGGGATGTACGCTACTAACAGTGAAGGTCAGTTAGAACAAGTTATCCTCGACAGTGGCGTTCTCGATTTATTCTTCACCCTGGGCTGGTTTGGTGCGATCCCCTACTTGGGGGGCATTGTTCTCATTATCTATACGCTGCTGCAAAATTCCGAACTGCGGTTGGACTCTTTTGCTAGTGCTGCCCGTGCGATTAGTATTGGCGTTCTCGTTCAGATGCCACTGGGAAATACCATAGTTTCGCTTGCGGGTATGGTTTTTTGGTGCTTTGTGGCTATGTGTTTGGCAGCACGTAACTACTACCAGCAGCAGAAGCGATCGCAGTCAACGAATATGGTAGGGAGTAGGGATCGGTGACCAGTGACCAGTGACCAGCGACCACCGATCGATTAATTCTGAATTCCGCGCTTGCGAATTCTCCCCACACCCCACACCCCATTCTTCACTGATAACTGTTAACTGTCTTCACGCATGGCAAGTTCGTCATAGACTGCTAGGGTTTCTTGATGAACTCTAGTCGCCGTCAGACGTTCTATATTCTGTCGTGCTTTGTCTTTCCAAGCGTGGAGAATTGGCGGCTCGTTCAGTAATTCAGTCAGAGCAGCTGCTAAAGCATGACTGTCTGCTGCTGGGACTAAGATGCCTGCCTTCCCACCGTCCAAAGCTTCAGGAATGCCATCGACGTGAGTGGCAACAATAGCACATCCTGCTTCCCGCGCTTCTGGAATCACCAAAGGAGAGGGATCGCGGTGGGAAGCCAGTACGAAAATGTCAGCAGCCATTAAATAGCGTTGCGGTTGTGGTTGAAACCGCTCGAAGTGGATGCGATCGCTAACAGGCGTGTTCCGTGCTTGAGCTTCAAATAGTTCGCGATCGGGACCATCCCCAACTAAGTAAAGATGAGCTGTAGGAAAATCAGCAGCAATTTGGGCAAAGGCAGCAACTAACTCAGCAATCCCCTTGCGTTTGTACATTCCCGCCACGGTCACGATCGCTGGGTGTTTTAGAGTTACGGGGACGCACTCTTTGAGTTGGCAAGTCCGAGGGCTACCTAGCGTACCGTTGGATATCACCCGCAGTTTTTGCTCTGGAATACCACGCCGTACCATAGAGTCTGCCACAGCCTTGCTGACTGCAATGACGCGATCTGCCAAACCCATCAGAACAGCACTACGCTGAAATTCGTTATGTACCGTCGATACGAGAGCGTATTGCGACTGAAATCTCAAAGTACTTGCTAAGACAACTCCCGTCATCATATGAGCATGAACGATGTTGGGGTCAAACTCTTTGACAATGGCTCGATAACCTCTAGCAGCTTCGATCAACTCGATTGGTTTTCTCGTCTGGTCTAGTTTGAAGTGCTCGACACCATGTTGCATGAGTAACTTCTCATAGCCTCCCCCAGCAGAAGCCACACCCACTTTGCAACCCGCCTGTGCTTGCAGACACGCTAAATCTACCGCTACGTTAACTATGCCGTTACCAGCTTCTAGCACGTGATTCAAAATATGCAGTACGTGCATTTATATCCCTACAATTTCTACAATGTCAGATAAGTTATGAATGCGTGCCATATGCACGAACAAGATTGAAAAAGTGAAGGTTATTTATGCATAAACTAGAAGCAAATAAATCCTTCACCATAGTAGCTGCGATTTGTCTATTTTTTGAGCGTTTTATGCGCAAGCTTAGGACGTGCGGAGAGTCACATCATCCCACTTCACGTAGTCTCCTTTTTTTCCAGTTCCCGTAGTTCCTAACTCTACGACTGCCCAGTCTCGGGAGATGGGTAAGGTGATTTCTAAATATTCCCAACCATTTTTCTTGGTGGCAGTTTTTGACATCTCTGCATCTCCGTCGCGATCGTCATAGCCGAGAATTTTGAGCGTCGCCTTGGCATTGCCGTTGACATATGCCCAAGCACCGATCGCCACTTTTTTGCCTAGTGGCAGCTGACCGGCAATTCGTCGGACTCGGACTGGCGTACCCGCTGCGGTGCCATCCAATTTGACGTAACCCTTACCTTTGTGCGCTCCACGAGCATCGTTACGCACGAAAGTTACGTAAGGTAAAGGTCCCATATCGCCGATGTCGCCAGCACCAAAATGTACCCACTCAGTCTCAGGATTGTTGGCAGACTCAAAACCTTTATTGGCGAGTGGTTGGTTCAGACGCATACTTTTGATTTTCTGATAAGTTGTGGTGGGCTTAAAATTTGGGGCGATCGCCCACTCATCATGACCGTCAAGATCGAATAGTATGGCGTTGTCATAACCGAATCTTTTGAGCTGTTGCCCGAAGATCGCAAACCACCGACGACGACAGTTTTCTTTTTCAGCCGCCGAACCAGGACACCAGCTTGAAATGACTCCGGCTTCGCTAATGGCAAGCGGTTTTCTGATGCCGCGTGCTTCTAGCGATCGCCAAGGATGCCCGAAACGATTGTCGGCGATTTGTCCGCCATAGGCATGTAAGCCGATGTAATCGCTCACCTTATCGATGCCGCGATCGAGCATTTCATCTAGGATATGGGATTCAATTCCTGAAATTGGGGGTGATTCGATCTTAATTCTCGGGTCAATGGCTCTAGCAGCTTTAAAGGCAATCTGAGTCATGTCTACGCACTCTTGAGCTGACATCTTGCCATTGCCATAGTCTAATTCTGGTTCGTTGTCAATAATATAATAGAAAATTTTACCTTTGTAATGTGCCATGACATTGCGAACGAAATAATTGAAGTTCGCTTGCCATTGCTCGTAGTTGCTATCTCGATCGACTCCCAATCGAGGAGATACAACTGTATGAATTTTCAGCCCTGCATCGAGATACTTCTGCACGGCGATATCTCTAGCAAACCAATCAAAGGATGAGCCTTCCGTCTTACCACCAACACCATCCATCCCCATACGAACTAAGCCTAAGCCTAGATCCTTCGTATGTTTGATCGATCGCGCCACATATGCTGGATCGGTGTTATAGCCAGTACCGTTATTAATTCCCAGATATGGACCGCTGGGAGTAGCTCTGACACTAGCGCTGGGCGATCGCGCTGGAGGTTTATTAGATGTGACAGAGAATAAATTTGGAATGAGATAAATAGAAATTAAACTAAAAATAATCAACCCAGCAATGACACTCAATAAAAGCTTAAATCCCAAGCGACGACGAGCAGGTTGTTTAAACTTAGTCGAATTTTTTTTAGATCTCTTCAACATTTCAATTAGTGTCGAGCTATTATGCAATCGATTTGAGAGTTTTTTGCTGTCACGATAACATCATAAATAATAACTTACCCGTGAAAAGGCGATCGCCTTTTCCACGGGTAAGCTGAGAAATCTAGGTTAAGCTATGGCACGTCCGCACTTAGAGTACGCGGACGCTCACGTCATCCCACTTCACAGAGTCGCCTGCTCTGCCAGTTCCCGTCGTTCCCAGTTCGACTACTGCCCAATATCTGGAGATAGGAACGGTAATTTCTAAATACTCCCAACCGTTTTTCTGAGTTGAAGTCTTCGAGATCTCGGCATCACCATTTCTAAAGTCATACCCCAAAGCTTTTAGCGTTGCTGAGGCTCCGCCACTGACATAGACCCAAGCACCAATTGCTACCCTCTTGTTTTTTGGCATATCGCCTAAAATTCGCCGGATTCTAATTGGCGTGCCAGATCCAGCCCGACCGCTCTCTAACTTGACATAGCCTTTACTGCCGTTACGCCCTCCTTGATTGCTATCATTCTGGACGAAGTTGATATGAGGTGAAGTCCCTTTATAAATCCACTCGTCGTTGTTATCGGCAGGAGTCCACTCATTTTCAACGTTATTCGCTGACTCAAAACCGCCATTCGAGAAAGTCTTATTTAGACGTAAATCTTTAATTTGGTAATAAGCTTTCGTGGGGTTAAAGTCTGGCGCAACAGCCCAGCTATCGTGACCGTCGAGATCGAATAGGATGGCGTGGTCGTAACCAAATCTTTTTAGTTGTAGCCCGAACATGAGGAACCAGCGGCGGCGACAGTCTTCGGTTTCAAATTGGGAACCGTTGCAATACTCGTTAATCGATCCCGATTCGCTAATAGCAAGGGGCTTTCTGATGCCGCGTGCTTCCATGACTCTCCAAGGATGACCGAGACGATTCTCGGAAATCTGTCCGCCATAGGCGTGCAAGCCGATATAGTCGCTGACCTTATCGATGCCGCGATCTAACATCTCATTGAGCAGACCGGATTCAATTCCCATCACGGGTGGCGACTCAATTTTAATATTAGGATCGATGGATTTGGCTGTTTCGTAGGCAATCCGAGTCATGTCAACGCATTCTTGAGCTGACATTTTACCGTTGCCATAGTCGAGATCGGGCTCGTTATCGATGATGTAGTAAAAGATTTTGCCTTTGTAGCGCATCATGACGTTACGAGTAAAATAGCGGAAGTTTGCTTTCCATTTCTCGTAGTTACCGTCTCGATTGACGTGCATCCGTGCTGATAACACGGCGTGAATTTTGAGTCCAGCATTGCGATATTTATCGACAACCATATCTCTGCCCGACCAATGAAACCCTGCACCCTCCGTATTACCCCAAACGCTATCCATACCCATACGGACGACTTCTAATCCCAGGTTTTTGGTGTGTTGGATGGAGCGATCGACGTATCCTGAGTCCATGTTGTAGCCAGTGCCGTTATTCATGCCCAGAAAACTTGTCAAGGCTGCTGCTGGCAACGTGTAGAGGAGAGCTGAAGCAATTAATACTGAAACAATTGACTTAGACGATTTAGCTTGTCGTTCTGATAACTTTTTTGGAGCTATGTTTTGTAGTTTCTGGTAGAATTTCATTGTTTACCTCTAAATGGAATTAATGCAGCACGAGTTGACGATCGCACTTCATCTGCTACTCAATGCGGTTTGAGTAGACGAGAAGTCAATCGTGCAGAAAGCTGCTTTATTGCTGAAGATCGCGCTGCAATATTGGCAAGCTAGAGGGAAGGGTTAGCTGGCTAAGGAAAGTGAAGCAGCGCTTTATGCAAATAGCTTTTCCAGTAGTTAAAGAAAGAACTATTTCAGTATGGTTATGCAATAGAGCAGTGTAGTGAAATGGAAAGAATTTAAGTCATTACACTTGGACTTGGTAATGAAGTTTCTGAAAAAAGCAGAATGCTTTACAAGAGCTTTACATGACCAATCTACAACTAAAGTAGGCTTACTCAGATGTGGATTCAAGAGGAATTTTACTGATCTACCTACTAGCCGAGATTTCCCCGATAGCCTTGTTTTATATAACTTTTATCGTAAAAATACTACTAGTGAAAATACTGTTAAATCGAGGGATGCAGAGCATATTATTGAGCAATCTCACTGGAAATATAGTTATAGCTATCTTGAAATTTTAAAATTGTAAGAATACAATCTTGGAATTTATTAAAATAAAAAAATTTAGGCTCTGCATCCGTACAAAGCATAGTAAAATCTTGTAAATTTGCGATCGCTACTAACTTAATCGAGCGATCGCCTAATGTTTTAGTTCTTTACAATTTCGCCAAAATTTGCCAACACGCGAGCATGATTGCGAAGTAAACCGAGTAGATTCAAGCGATTGCGCCTAATTTCTGGATCGGCATCCATAACTAAAACGCTTTGTTCTCCATCGAAGAAATTGCTAACAGTAGGAGCAATTTGAATCAAAGCATCTACTAATTGTTGATAGTTCCGCGATTCTCTAGCGGCTTGAGTTTGGGGAACGAGTTGCAATAAAGCATCGTAGAAAGCTTGCTCGGAAGATTTTTGAAAAAGTTTTGGCTTGACTAAGTTTTCTGGCTGCAACTGCGTGAAATCTAAATCTCCTTGAGCCGCGAGACGGGTGGAACGGTTGACGGTTTCGTAGATTTTATCTAGAGTGCCGTTATTACGAATAGATTGTAAGAAAAGAGCGCGATCGCGTACATCTAATAAGTCTTGTAATGCCCGTAATCTGTATTCAGCATCGCTTTCTCCCAGTACGGCATTGACTAAATCGTAGTCGATACTTCGTTCTTCTTGTAATAGCGTGCGAATTCTTTGAATGAAAAATTCCTGTAGAGATGCGTTTAACGTCTCCATACTAGTTTTGGCATAAGTTTTAATAAAATCTCTTGCCGTTTGCTCTAATAATTGGTAAAGATTAATTGATAAATTAGCCGCCCATATAATGGAAACGATCGCATTTGCCGCACGGCGCAGAGCAAAAGGATCGGAGGAACCTGTAGGTAGCATTCCTAAGCCGAAAATGCTGACTATGGTATCGAGGCGATCGGCAACTCCGACAACTTGACCTGCTAAAGTTTCAGGTAGGCGATCGCCTGCATTACGTGGTAGATAATGTTCAAAGATAGCTGTAGCTACGGTTTCCGATTCACCACTTTCTATAGCATATTTTTGTCCCATTACGCCTTGCAATTCTGGGAACTCAAACACCATTTGGGTGACTAAATCTGCTTTACACAAGCTAGCAGCGCGTTCGATTTGGTGGCGTTCTTGTTGGCTTACTTGCAACTGTTCGTTAATTTGCTGCGCGATACTAATAATGCGTCCAACTTTGTCGCCAACTGAGCCTAAATCTTCTTGAAATGTAACTTTTTCGAGTTGCAGTAAATAGCTTTCTAAAGGTTTTGCCAAATCGGTTTTGTAGAAAAATTGTCCGTCAGCTAACCTGGCGCGAATCACTCGTTCGTTACCTGCGGCAATAATATCTGATTTAGCAGGATCTCCATTAGAAATAGTAATAAAATTCGGTAGTAGAGACGCACGGCTGTGCGCCCCTACTTGAAATATGGGAAAATATCGTTGGTGGCTTACCATTACCGTAGTAATCACTTCTGGAGGTAAGTTCAAAAATTCTGAGTCGAATTTTCCGACTACAGCAGTAGACCATTCAACTAAATTCGTCACTTCTGCTAATAATTCGGGATAGATCGTAACGCTACCATTTAATTGTTGCGCGATCGCATTGACTTGTGCTTCAATTTTTGCTTTGCGCTGTTCGACCTCGACATCGACAAAAGCAGAACGCAAGCAAGAGACGTAATCAGTGGCTTGGGGAATGGATATTGATTCTGGATGTAAAACGCGGTGTCCCCACGAAATGCGATCGCTTTTAATTATTTCGGAACTATTTTCAATTTGAATTGGTAAGACTTCTGTATCTAATAAAGCGACCAACCACACAATCGGACGGGAAAACTTTAAATCGCCGTCTCCCCAACGCATAAACCGCTTCCCTTCTAAGCCGAAAATCCACTCAGGGACGAGTTGAGACAAGATTTCTGCGACAGGACGACCTGGATAAGAGACGCGGACAAACACAAACTCGCCTTTATCCGTAGGACGAATTTCTAAAGCATCTAATTCTACCCCTTGCTTTTTGGCAAAGCCTTCAGCAGCTTTTGTGGGTTTCCCGTCTCTAAATGCAGCTTGCGCGGGTGGTCCTTTAATTTCCTCGTCTCGGTCTGGTTGTTGCGATGGTAGACCTTTGATGAGTACGGCGAGGCGGCGGGGAGTACCGTAAACTTCGATTGCTTCTGCCGTAAGATTATGATTGGTAAGACTTTGGGGAATACGCGATCGCCATTGCGCGATTGCGCTATCGACAAAACTGGCGGGGAGTTCTTCGGTTCCGACTTCTAATAGGAAATTAGGCATAGCACCCTAGATTGAGCGAGGCTTCATAAAAGACCTAGTTTCAACAGTTTACCGTGCCTGCAATCCTATTGGGTATGATGGACGATTGGTAGGGTGCATTAATTAACGCACCCTACTAATCTTACGCACCCACAGATTCTTTAGCGGCGTACATCACTTCGACAGTGATTTCGGTAAAATTGCGATCGCGGGCAAATTTTTCGGTATTCCGCTTGACTTTTCCGCGCACGAAACCAGGAATTTTATTTAATTCTGCTTGCGCTTCTCTCGTCCAAGCCAAGTCAGTATCGGCAGATATTCCCTTGGTGATTACTTCCTTGGTGTCGTGTCCGCCAAAGATTTCTAACAGGTGGTCTTCCATGCCCAGAGTAAAGGAATTGTACACC
This window of the Chroococcidiopsis thermalis PCC 7203 genome carries:
- a CDS encoding glycosyltransferase family 2 protein yields the protein MMISVLIPTYRRSQDLARCLVALQQQARPADEVLVVVRDSDTETWQLLAELDPHALPIRTVKVGVPGVVAAMNAGVDVAKGEIIAITDDDAAPHADWLERIEAHYLADEKVGGVGGRDRMHYGTQLVEGQSHVVGRLQWFGRAIGNHHLGVGNAREVDILKGVNSSYRRSAIAHIRFDERMRGTGAQVHHELMLCLTLKRAGWKLIYDPQIVVDHYLGQRFDEDRRNQFNAIAFSNMTYNETLSLLEHLSPIRRTAFAIWAVLVGTRDAWGLVQLLRFLPSQRKLAWQKWLASMHGRWQAWLTWSNGDRSSEVWAQHL
- a CDS encoding O-antigen ligase family protein, producing MNSKQTLSTPTFGLQPAPAWMAIIGFSLITALCLVAASGIARYAFPLSAFVVGAFLYFRYPVFYVSFTWWIWFLTPLLARIVDFKSGWDAQRLMLVTPFLVSLLSGITLIRYLPKAYRQGGLPLILAFVAVLYGFLIGLVKNSPMAATRASLDWFTPILFGFHLFINWRDYPKLSKIIQQTFLWGVLVSGVYGVVQYLVAPMWDRFWIIETELVTNGRPEPLGIRVFSTMHSPFPFAVAMMAGLVLLFNTKGTLRIPASVGGYLAFLLSAVRAAWGGWLVALITLLTSMKARLQRRLIISILVMSVCVIPLATIEPFSEVINTRLQSFSEIQKDTSANDRAATYEQQLNLALSDFLGKGLGGMYATNSEGQLEQVILDSGVLDLFFTLGWFGAIPYLGGIVLIIYTLLQNSELRLDSFASAARAISIGVLVQMPLGNTIVSLAGMVFWCFVAMCLAARNYYQQQKRSQSTNMVGSRDR
- a CDS encoding glycosyltransferase family 4 protein, with protein sequence MHVLHILNHVLEAGNGIVNVAVDLACLQAQAGCKVGVASAGGGYEKLLMQHGVEHFKLDQTRKPIELIEAARGYRAIVKEFDPNIVHAHMMTGVVLASTLRFQSQYALVSTVHNEFQRSAVLMGLADRVIAVSKAVADSMVRRGIPEQKLRVISNGTLGSPRTCQLKECVPVTLKHPAIVTVAGMYKRKGIAELVAAFAQIAADFPTAHLYLVGDGPDRELFEAQARNTPVSDRIHFERFQPQPQRYLMAADIFVLASHRDPSPLVIPEAREAGCAIVATHVDGIPEALDGGKAGILVPAADSHALAAALTELLNEPPILHAWKDKARQNIERLTATRVHQETLAVYDELAMREDS
- the glyS gene encoding glycine--tRNA ligase subunit beta, whose protein sequence is MPNFLLEVGTEELPASFVDSAIAQWRSRIPQSLTNHNLTAEAIEVYGTPRRLAVLIKGLPSQQPDRDEEIKGPPAQAAFRDGKPTKAAEGFAKKQGVELDALEIRPTDKGEFVFVRVSYPGRPVAEILSQLVPEWIFGLEGKRFMRWGDGDLKFSRPIVWLVALLDTEVLPIQIENSSEIIKSDRISWGHRVLHPESISIPQATDYVSCLRSAFVDVEVEQRKAKIEAQVNAIAQQLNGSVTIYPELLAEVTNLVEWSTAVVGKFDSEFLNLPPEVITTVMVSHQRYFPIFQVGAHSRASLLPNFITISNGDPAKSDIIAAGNERVIRARLADGQFFYKTDLAKPLESYLLQLEKVTFQEDLGSVGDKVGRIISIAQQINEQLQVSQQERHQIERAASLCKADLVTQMVFEFPELQGVMGQKYAIESGESETVATAIFEHYLPRNAGDRLPETLAGQVVGVADRLDTIVSIFGLGMLPTGSSDPFALRRAANAIVSIIWAANLSINLYQLLEQTARDFIKTYAKTSMETLNASLQEFFIQRIRTLLQEERSIDYDLVNAVLGESDAEYRLRALQDLLDVRDRALFLQSIRNNGTLDKIYETVNRSTRLAAQGDLDFTQLQPENLVKPKLFQKSSEQAFYDALLQLVPQTQAARESRNYQQLVDALIQIAPTVSNFFDGEQSVLVMDADPEIRRNRLNLLGLLRNHARVLANFGEIVKN